One segment of Nocardioides sp. QY071 DNA contains the following:
- a CDS encoding AMP-binding protein, which yields MAATIAELWIERARVHPDDPAVDDGRGWLSWAELLPRAQAVTDALRGAGVGPGDVVVLQARNTVEWVLVAGGVHLLGATLAPLGAEEPVASRQAYADRVGARVVVAELPVEGELDLGLVCGRFNYRIRRASADPATDSVVEPSGPAVLLATSGTAGHRSTVAMDHDVLVRLYVDVAAMLDIDRSDRLLGVVPLAHSFGFNGLLVLALLTGASVRLVPERDREALPGLVRDSSATIVAGPPALLHDLAAAVSAGASLGPQVRLFMTGATEVRPDALLPMAAVAGIPRVSSGYGLTQTCGTVAICPDIGRLTSGGHAPMTVVPGVEVAVVDALGDPLPAGARGRVLTRGYQVAVPTDAGGWLATGDEGHVHPDGALCITGRVDDQLVVSGFNVDPVRVEQALAQSPYIAQVAVVGLLDPRRGQRLVAVAVPADDADADGRNDAAVLAGARAVLARYEVPDAVVWMDALPHTTTGKLSRATVRGMLAERLEERDQEV from the coding sequence GTGGCTGCGACCATCGCCGAGCTCTGGATCGAACGCGCCCGCGTCCATCCCGACGATCCCGCCGTCGACGACGGTCGCGGGTGGCTGAGCTGGGCCGAGCTGCTGCCGCGCGCCCAGGCCGTCACTGATGCGCTCCGGGGCGCCGGTGTGGGGCCCGGAGACGTCGTCGTACTGCAGGCCAGGAACACGGTCGAGTGGGTGCTCGTCGCCGGCGGCGTCCACCTGCTCGGCGCGACCCTGGCGCCCCTCGGGGCGGAGGAGCCGGTGGCCTCCCGGCAGGCCTACGCCGACCGCGTCGGCGCCCGGGTCGTCGTGGCCGAGCTCCCGGTGGAGGGAGAGCTCGACCTCGGGTTGGTCTGTGGTCGGTTCAACTACCGGATTCGTCGCGCATCGGCCGATCCGGCGACAGATTCGGTAGTTGAACCGTCCGGACCCGCCGTGCTGCTCGCGACGTCGGGCACGGCGGGGCACCGGAGCACGGTGGCGATGGACCACGACGTGCTGGTGAGGCTGTACGTCGACGTGGCGGCCATGCTCGACATCGACCGGAGTGACCGGCTGCTGGGTGTCGTGCCCCTGGCGCACTCCTTCGGCTTCAACGGGCTGCTGGTGCTGGCTCTGCTGACCGGCGCGTCCGTGCGGCTGGTGCCTGAGCGCGACCGCGAAGCCCTGCCCGGGCTGGTCCGGGACTCCTCCGCGACGATCGTCGCGGGACCGCCCGCGCTGCTGCACGACCTCGCCGCCGCGGTGTCCGCCGGCGCAAGCCTGGGCCCGCAGGTGCGGCTGTTCATGACCGGTGCGACCGAGGTGCGTCCCGACGCGCTGCTGCCGATGGCCGCCGTGGCGGGGATCCCGCGGGTGTCGTCCGGGTACGGACTCACCCAGACCTGTGGCACGGTCGCGATCTGCCCCGACATCGGCCGGCTGACCAGCGGTGGCCATGCCCCGATGACCGTCGTGCCCGGTGTGGAGGTGGCCGTGGTCGACGCCCTGGGGGATCCACTGCCGGCGGGCGCACGTGGCCGGGTGCTGACCCGCGGCTACCAGGTCGCCGTCCCCACCGATGCCGGCGGCTGGCTCGCCACGGGCGACGAGGGACACGTCCACCCGGACGGCGCTCTCTGCATCACCGGGCGCGTCGATGACCAGCTCGTCGTGTCGGGGTTCAACGTCGACCCGGTGCGGGTCGAGCAGGCGCTTGCTCAGTCGCCGTACATCGCCCAGGTCGCTGTCGTGGGCCTGCTGGACCCGCGGCGCGGGCAGCGGCTGGTCGCGGTCGCGGTGCCCGCCGACGACGCGGATGCCGATGGGCGGAACGACGCGGCGGTGCTGGCCGGGGCGCGGGCTGTACTGGCGAGGTACGAGGTGCCCGACGCCGTGGTCTGGATGGACGCCCTGCCCCACACCACCACGGGAAAG
- a CDS encoding helix-turn-helix transcriptional regulator has product MPTKGPDVPSDDAAPTLPPTGWAVLGLLSFGEELSGYDLKRWADWSLKFFYWSPSFSQIYGELRRLEKLGLASSRIENRDDVRGKRMYQITDAGHTALRDWSADDHVDPVVLKHGVMLRLWLGHLSDPDRLRAVLAEHRDQSERMRVRAEADREGATAEPGWAFPELVLRWSERYYADERDRAELMLAELDEAARTWGTSSAAEARRTSEELRQHRG; this is encoded by the coding sequence GTGCCGACCAAGGGACCCGACGTGCCGTCGGACGACGCCGCGCCCACGCTCCCACCCACCGGATGGGCGGTCCTCGGGCTTCTCTCGTTCGGCGAGGAGCTGTCCGGCTACGACCTCAAGCGCTGGGCCGACTGGAGCTTGAAGTTCTTCTACTGGTCGCCGTCGTTCTCCCAGATCTACGGCGAGCTGCGCCGGCTGGAGAAGCTCGGTCTCGCCAGTTCACGGATCGAGAACCGCGACGACGTCCGCGGCAAGCGGATGTACCAGATCACTGACGCTGGCCACACCGCGCTGCGCGACTGGTCGGCCGACGACCACGTCGACCCGGTCGTCCTCAAGCACGGCGTGATGCTGCGCCTGTGGCTCGGTCACCTCTCCGACCCCGACCGGCTGCGCGCCGTGCTCGCCGAGCACCGCGACCAGTCCGAGCGGATGCGGGTCCGCGCCGAGGCCGACCGCGAGGGCGCGACCGCCGAGCCCGGCTGGGCCTTCCCCGAGCTGGTGCTGCGCTGGTCGGAGCGCTACTACGCCGACGAGCGCGACCGGGCCGAGCTGATGCTCGCCGAGCTCGACGAGGCGGCACGCACCTGGGGCACGTCGTCCGCGGCCGAGGCCCGGCGTACGTCGGAAGAGCTGCGGCAGCACCGCGGCTAG
- a CDS encoding IclR family transcriptional regulator, which yields MTESATRLGVLERATMILDAFDDAPGPLGLDDIAEITELPRTTVFRLLTTLRDLGWVHHDRRGYSPGRRLNATGGEGEHLDLRAAASVALNELQLATDAVVHLSVLDGPIVHYLDKVGGARATTIPSRVGGRIIATDSVSGLAMLAALAPEQVDALVGHLDRTPGGLESVHHELAAVRRRKGIAILDGLPGTGISSMATVVPGPRGPRPIAAISVVRRGHLPLPVVGPLLLAAARTTSRTLYPDWVPSKRGAVLRLA from the coding sequence ATGACGGAGTCAGCGACGCGACTGGGCGTCCTCGAGCGCGCGACGATGATCCTCGACGCGTTCGACGACGCACCCGGCCCGCTCGGGCTGGACGACATCGCCGAGATCACCGAGCTCCCCCGCACGACCGTCTTCCGGCTGCTGACCACGCTGCGCGACCTCGGCTGGGTCCACCACGACCGCCGCGGCTACTCGCCGGGGCGCCGACTGAACGCGACCGGCGGCGAGGGCGAGCACCTCGACCTGCGCGCCGCCGCGTCGGTCGCGCTCAACGAGCTCCAGCTCGCCACGGACGCCGTCGTCCACCTCTCGGTGCTCGACGGCCCGATCGTGCACTACCTCGACAAGGTCGGCGGCGCCCGCGCCACGACCATCCCCTCCCGAGTCGGCGGCCGGATCATCGCCACCGACTCGGTCAGCGGACTCGCGATGTTGGCGGCCCTCGCCCCGGAGCAGGTCGACGCCCTGGTGGGTCACCTCGACCGTACGCCGGGCGGGCTCGAGTCGGTGCACCACGAGCTGGCCGCCGTACGACGCCGCAAGGGGATCGCGATCCTCGACGGCCTCCCCGGCACCGGGATCAGCTCGATGGCCACGGTGGTCCCGGGCCCGCGCGGCCCGCGACCGATCGCCGCGATCTCCGTGGTCCGACGCGGTCACCTGCCGCTCCCCGTCGTCGGCCCGCTGTTGCTCGCCGCGGCCCGGACGACCAGCCGCACGCTGTACCCGGACTGGGTCCCGTCGAAGCGCGGCGCCGTCCTCCGCCTGGCCTGA
- a CDS encoding ABC transporter ATP-binding protein: MSTESTGDKANELLLEVRGLGTGYGDLRVVWDVSFDVRAGEITVLLGRNGAGKTTTIRAISGLNKIVAGEVRYRGESLAKVPAHQRVRQGIAYVQEGKRVFHSQTIEQNLLLGGYTRKMKRSELRSEAERIYELFPILAEKRALPAASMSGGQQQMLAIGQALMAQPRLLMLDEPSGGLAPVIVNEVMERVHQLKETGIGILLVEQAVEASFAIADHVTVLDMGRTMLSSPASEVSDMTLLQDAYFGKTAG; the protein is encoded by the coding sequence ATGAGCACCGAGAGCACCGGGGACAAGGCGAACGAGCTGCTGCTCGAGGTCCGCGGCCTCGGCACCGGGTACGGCGACCTGCGGGTCGTGTGGGACGTGTCGTTCGACGTGCGGGCCGGTGAGATCACCGTCCTGCTCGGTCGCAACGGCGCAGGCAAGACCACGACGATCCGTGCGATCAGCGGCCTCAACAAGATCGTGGCCGGCGAGGTCCGCTACCGCGGGGAGTCGCTCGCCAAGGTGCCCGCGCACCAGCGGGTGCGGCAGGGGATCGCCTACGTGCAGGAGGGCAAGCGAGTCTTCCACTCGCAGACGATCGAGCAGAACCTGCTCCTCGGCGGCTACACCCGCAAGATGAAGCGGTCCGAGCTGCGCTCCGAGGCCGAGCGGATCTACGAGCTGTTCCCGATCCTCGCCGAGAAGCGGGCGTTGCCCGCGGCCAGCATGTCGGGCGGCCAGCAGCAGATGCTCGCCATCGGCCAGGCGCTGATGGCCCAGCCGCGGCTGCTCATGCTCGACGAGCCGTCCGGCGGCCTCGCCCCGGTCATCGTCAACGAGGTGATGGAGCGGGTGCACCAGCTCAAGGAGACCGGCATCGGCATCCTCCTGGTCGAGCAGGCCGTCGAGGCGTCCTTCGCGATCGCCGACCACGTCACCGTCCTCGACATGGGCCGCACGATGCTCTCCTCGCCCGCCAGCGAGGTCAGCGACATGACGCTGCTGCAGGACGCGTACTTCGGCAAGACCGCGGGCTGA
- a CDS encoding branched-chain amino acid ABC transporter ATP-binding protein/permease has protein sequence MAAQTLARRIAGGPLWIVPLALGILLILVPYFNLEYSIVRQLQLAMILSLLVSGLNLSLGFAGELALGQVAMYAAGAYTAGLLSLHGHTDIVLQLVAAGVAALLVGVITGIPGLRLGSWSLAMTSFFLVLLLPDVIAIFREDTGGRNGLSGILSPTLFGRLLTPEDYFMVIAIVTVGWFAVMRNIAVSRHGTALRVLKQSPVLAASMGINVFRMKLMAYALGAVPAGLAGALFASLDLYISPEAFSFTVATTILASSVLGGSASVYGAVFGAFILQFGLNQSTDFQKYSLVVTGAFLIIGGVLLTGGLSGLARALWRRLVAEDPSTAAERSERSVSAADEVPAVPGKVLKVEGVAKAFGGNQALKGVDLTATPGRVTALIGPNGSGKTTLLNMICGFYRTDAGVIALDDRQLQRMGPDRVARTGVARTFQTPNIPEGITVREAVMAGRYAGHRATVLEAVLRLPRYRKVRKGDLSEADRVLDLVGIRHLENAEATALPLGQRRLLEVARCLISNPGVLLLDETASGLDEDEVERLAEVIRRVRDAGGTVVLVEHNFQLVLSLADEIVALAHGELMAKGTPEEIQNNERVMSEYLGIDPDAPASAHVVLADVLTDGAAEGADR, from the coding sequence ATGGCTGCTCAGACGCTCGCACGCCGCATTGCCGGCGGTCCGCTCTGGATCGTCCCGCTGGCGCTGGGGATCCTGCTGATCCTGGTGCCGTACTTCAACCTGGAGTACTCCATCGTCCGCCAGCTCCAGCTGGCGATGATCCTGTCGCTGCTGGTCAGCGGCCTCAACCTGAGCCTCGGTTTCGCCGGTGAGCTCGCGCTCGGCCAGGTGGCGATGTACGCCGCCGGCGCCTACACGGCAGGCCTGCTCTCCCTGCACGGGCACACCGACATCGTGCTGCAGCTCGTCGCGGCCGGGGTCGCGGCTCTGCTGGTGGGAGTGATCACCGGTATCCCGGGCCTGCGGCTCGGCAGCTGGTCGCTGGCCATGACATCGTTCTTCCTGGTGCTGCTGTTGCCCGACGTGATCGCGATCTTCCGCGAGGACACGGGCGGCCGCAACGGCCTCAGCGGCATCCTCTCGCCGACGTTGTTCGGCCGGCTGCTCACGCCCGAGGACTACTTCATGGTCATCGCGATCGTGACCGTCGGCTGGTTCGCGGTGATGCGCAACATCGCCGTCTCCCGGCACGGCACCGCGCTGCGGGTACTCAAGCAGAGCCCCGTACTCGCGGCCTCGATGGGCATCAACGTGTTCCGGATGAAGCTGATGGCCTATGCCCTCGGCGCCGTCCCGGCGGGTCTAGCCGGCGCGCTCTTCGCCAGCCTGGACCTGTACATCTCGCCCGAGGCCTTCTCGTTCACCGTCGCCACCACCATCCTGGCGTCGTCGGTGCTCGGCGGCTCGGCCAGCGTGTACGGCGCCGTGTTCGGCGCGTTCATCCTGCAGTTCGGCCTCAACCAGTCGACCGACTTCCAGAAGTACTCATTGGTCGTCACCGGCGCCTTCCTCATCATCGGCGGCGTGCTGCTGACCGGCGGCCTCTCCGGCCTGGCCCGGGCGCTGTGGCGCAGGCTGGTCGCAGAGGACCCCTCGACCGCGGCCGAGCGGTCCGAGCGGTCCGTCTCAGCGGCCGACGAGGTGCCCGCCGTACCCGGCAAGGTGCTCAAGGTCGAGGGCGTCGCCAAGGCGTTCGGCGGCAACCAGGCGCTCAAGGGCGTCGACCTCACCGCCACGCCGGGCCGGGTGACCGCGCTGATCGGGCCCAACGGCTCGGGCAAGACCACCCTGCTCAACATGATCTGCGGCTTCTACCGCACCGACGCGGGCGTCATCGCCCTCGACGACCGGCAGCTGCAGCGGATGGGCCCGGACCGGGTCGCCCGCACGGGCGTGGCGCGCACCTTCCAGACGCCCAACATCCCCGAGGGCATCACCGTCCGCGAGGCCGTCATGGCGGGTCGGTACGCCGGCCACCGGGCCACCGTCCTCGAGGCCGTGCTGCGCCTGCCCCGCTACCGCAAGGTCCGCAAGGGCGACCTGTCCGAGGCCGACCGCGTGCTCGACCTGGTCGGGATCCGGCACCTGGAGAACGCCGAGGCGACCGCGCTGCCGTTGGGCCAGCGTCGTCTCCTCGAGGTGGCCCGCTGCCTGATCAGCAACCCGGGCGTGCTGCTGCTCGACGAGACCGCGTCCGGCCTGGACGAGGACGAGGTCGAGCGGCTCGCCGAGGTGATCCGCCGGGTGCGCGACGCGGGCGGCACCGTCGTCCTGGTCGAGCACAACTTCCAGCTCGTGCTCTCCCTGGCCGACGAGATCGTCGCGCTCGCCCACGGCGAGCTGATGGCCAAGGGAACGCCGGAGGAGATCCAGAACAACGAGCGGGTGATGAGCGAGTACCTCGGCATCGACCCCGACGCGCCGGCGTCCGCGCACGTGGTGCTGGCCGACGTACTCACCGATGGAGCGGCGGAAGGGGCCGACCGATGA
- a CDS encoding branched-chain amino acid ABC transporter permease, with product MTLIWGGLSLGAIYAIVAIGYNIVFISSKTFNFAHAQLTMVGAFVAYTGLVTWDLPAVAVVPMAAIAVALVAAIEERIAIRPVGDMHNILVTTLGASILLDGIAQLTWGTQPLTVPFFGGDEAFTLLGGRAYPVELFLIALAVLLVVALGIYSRRSLTGLALLGMAEDREAALLRGVNVRRMAFMAFVAAGALAGFAGMFVGSKTFAVSTLGAALALKGFVVLAIGGFGSMPGTLVGGTLVGLAEAYASRYLGGEYANLAVFLILITVLMVRPAGLFVRTKERVV from the coding sequence GTGACTCTGATCTGGGGTGGCCTGTCCCTGGGGGCGATCTACGCGATCGTCGCCATCGGCTACAACATCGTCTTCATCTCCTCGAAGACCTTCAACTTCGCCCACGCGCAGCTGACCATGGTCGGCGCCTTCGTGGCCTACACCGGTCTCGTGACCTGGGACCTGCCCGCCGTGGCGGTGGTCCCGATGGCGGCGATCGCCGTCGCCCTGGTCGCCGCGATCGAGGAGCGGATCGCGATCCGCCCGGTCGGCGACATGCACAACATCCTGGTCACCACGCTGGGCGCCTCGATCCTCCTCGACGGCATCGCCCAGCTGACCTGGGGCACGCAGCCCCTGACGGTCCCCTTCTTCGGCGGTGACGAGGCGTTCACGCTGCTGGGCGGCCGGGCCTACCCGGTCGAGCTGTTCCTGATCGCTCTGGCCGTGCTGCTCGTCGTCGCGCTCGGCATCTACAGCCGCCGCTCGCTGACCGGCCTGGCCCTGCTCGGCATGGCCGAGGACCGCGAGGCCGCACTGCTGCGCGGCGTGAACGTGCGCCGGATGGCCTTCATGGCCTTCGTGGCCGCGGGTGCCCTCGCCGGCTTCGCCGGCATGTTCGTGGGGTCCAAGACCTTCGCCGTCTCCACGCTCGGTGCTGCGCTCGCGCTCAAGGGCTTCGTGGTCCTGGCCATCGGCGGCTTCGGCTCGATGCCGGGCACCCTGGTCGGCGGCACCCTGGTCGGGCTGGCCGAGGCCTACGCCTCGCGCTACCTGGGCGGCGAGTACGCCAACCTCGCGGTCTTCCTGATCCTCATCACCGTCCTCATGGTGCGTCCCGCCGGGCTCTTCGTCCGCACGAAGGAAAGGGTGGTCTGA
- a CDS encoding ABC transporter substrate-binding protein yields the protein MKTRLFKVVGGLAALAMVAAGCAGEDSGSGSKDGEYRVLVLGGISAEGPLADNASTSVLSAKAGVDLVNASGGIDGKKVKIEVLDDQADPTVAVTKLREAIAKGKPDLVLNSGPSTVADATLPILKQNSILSFNIGPTATSADPKAFPLNFDLSASAQNQLDAYPPYFEEKGYAKVGILHGSSSYGEVYGAASEKTFDAAGLDVVANEEYDVAALDMTAQLEAIRAKSPDVLVLDAYGAPLGYVLKGIEKLGWDIPIVGNTSVSATTLISTEPPSGVLGTPAVKNLVMQVFKSTAYDAAATDANDLVARMKKIDPIKATLILAYNNDALALVQAAADEADSTDPKKIAEALLDADVQEEATTAVIGTYRFSADSHAANPAPEEFEFIAPGPLKDGQFH from the coding sequence ATGAAGACACGTCTGTTCAAGGTGGTCGGCGGACTCGCCGCCCTCGCCATGGTCGCCGCGGGCTGCGCCGGCGAGGACTCCGGCAGCGGCAGCAAGGACGGCGAGTACCGCGTCCTGGTGCTCGGCGGCATCTCGGCCGAGGGCCCCCTCGCCGACAACGCCTCCACCTCGGTCCTGTCCGCGAAGGCCGGCGTCGACCTCGTCAACGCCAGCGGCGGGATCGACGGCAAGAAGGTCAAGATCGAGGTCCTCGACGACCAGGCCGACCCGACCGTCGCCGTCACCAAGCTGCGTGAGGCGATCGCCAAGGGCAAGCCCGACCTGGTCCTCAACTCGGGCCCGTCGACCGTCGCTGACGCGACCCTGCCGATCCTCAAGCAGAACAGCATCCTGTCCTTCAACATCGGCCCGACCGCGACCTCCGCGGACCCGAAGGCGTTCCCGCTCAACTTCGACCTCTCGGCCAGCGCGCAGAACCAGCTCGACGCGTACCCGCCGTACTTCGAGGAGAAGGGCTACGCCAAGGTCGGCATCCTGCACGGCTCGAGCTCCTACGGCGAGGTCTACGGCGCCGCCTCCGAGAAGACCTTCGACGCCGCCGGCCTCGATGTCGTCGCCAACGAGGAGTACGACGTCGCCGCCCTCGACATGACCGCGCAGCTCGAGGCGATCCGCGCCAAGAGCCCCGACGTGTTGGTGCTGGACGCGTACGGCGCCCCGCTCGGCTACGTCCTCAAGGGCATCGAGAAGCTCGGCTGGGACATCCCGATTGTCGGCAACACCTCGGTGTCCGCCACCACGCTGATCTCCACCGAGCCGCCCTCGGGCGTCCTCGGCACGCCCGCCGTCAAGAACCTGGTGATGCAGGTCTTCAAGAGCACCGCGTACGACGCGGCTGCGACCGACGCCAACGACCTGGTCGCCCGGATGAAGAAGATCGACCCGATCAAGGCGACGCTGATCCTCGCCTACAACAACGACGCGCTCGCCCTCGTCCAGGCCGCCGCCGACGAGGCCGACTCGACCGACCCGAAGAAGATCGCCGAGGCGCTCCTCGACGCCGACGTGCAGGAGGAGGCCACCACCGCGGTCATCGGCACCTACCGCTTCTCGGCCGACTCCCACGCCGCCAACCCGGCGCCCGAGGAGTTCGAGTTCATCGCCCCCGGCCCGCTCAAGGACGGCCAGTTCCACTGA
- a CDS encoding EAL domain-containing protein → MGTSATTRPSYAAEHDHEADRLESLRSYALLDTEPEDLFDDLVLIAARMCGTPMAAVALVDDERVWFKARFGIRRTEVPRGFTFCEQVVARKEPLAVADSRLDPRFRAAADDGVLAYAGVPLVGRDGLPIGTLCVFDTVARQLPDKSVEWLRILAEQVVAHIELRRTDHRAGLADGFETSGLLRPERIRAALDNGELLPWFQPVVDLHTGRRCGAEALLRWEHPEHGPIPPSAFLPVLEATGLILPTGRQVVRRSLAALRSVLDTVSSGSAEGPGFGVSINASAVEIAQPGFARRIIDEIAEQAVPAGAVTIELTETGGPTPIEVLRPELQQLRDAGLRIDADDFGNGHSTLQRLLDLPLTGIKLDLSIISRVPHDVRVARVVQWLVDGAHDLGLSVVAEGVECEEQRLFLRDVGCDRAQGYLFGRPARDLDPGPTG, encoded by the coding sequence ATGGGGACCAGCGCCACCACGCGGCCGTCGTACGCCGCGGAGCACGACCACGAAGCCGACCGACTCGAGTCGCTGCGCTCTTACGCGCTCCTCGACACCGAGCCCGAGGACCTGTTCGACGACCTCGTCCTCATCGCCGCCCGGATGTGCGGTACGCCGATGGCGGCGGTGGCCCTGGTGGACGACGAGCGAGTGTGGTTCAAGGCCCGTTTCGGCATCCGGCGCACCGAGGTGCCGCGCGGCTTCACCTTCTGTGAGCAGGTCGTGGCCCGCAAGGAGCCCCTCGCGGTGGCCGACTCACGGCTCGATCCGCGATTCCGCGCCGCCGCCGACGACGGAGTGCTGGCGTACGCCGGCGTGCCCCTCGTGGGCCGCGACGGCCTGCCCATCGGCACGCTCTGCGTGTTCGACACCGTCGCCCGCCAGCTGCCGGACAAGTCCGTCGAGTGGCTGCGGATCCTGGCCGAGCAGGTCGTCGCCCACATCGAGCTGCGACGCACCGACCACCGAGCGGGTCTGGCCGACGGCTTCGAGACGTCCGGGCTGCTGCGACCCGAGCGGATCCGCGCCGCCCTCGACAACGGCGAGCTGTTGCCCTGGTTCCAGCCGGTGGTCGACCTGCACACCGGCCGGCGTTGCGGCGCGGAGGCGCTCCTGCGCTGGGAGCACCCGGAGCACGGACCGATCCCCCCGTCGGCCTTCCTGCCCGTGCTCGAGGCGACCGGGCTGATCCTGCCGACCGGACGCCAGGTGGTACGGCGCTCGCTCGCCGCACTGCGATCGGTCCTGGACACGGTCTCCAGCGGCTCCGCCGAGGGGCCCGGGTTCGGCGTATCGATCAACGCCTCGGCCGTCGAGATCGCCCAGCCCGGGTTCGCCCGGCGGATCATCGACGAGATCGCCGAGCAGGCCGTCCCGGCCGGCGCCGTGACGATCGAGCTCACCGAGACCGGAGGCCCGACGCCGATCGAGGTGCTGCGCCCCGAGCTGCAGCAACTGCGCGACGCCGGGCTGCGGATCGACGCCGACGACTTCGGCAACGGCCACTCGACGCTCCAGCGCCTGCTCGACCTGCCCCTCACCGGGATCAAGCTCGACCTGTCGATCATCAGCCGGGTCCCGCACGACGTCCGGGTGGCGCGGGTCGTGCAGTGGCTCGTCGACGGCGCCCACGATCTCGGACTGTCCGTCGTCGCCGAGGGCGTGGAGTGCGAGGAGCAGCGCCTGTTCCTGCGCGACGTCGGCTGCGACCGGGCCCAGGGCTACCTGTTCGGGCGACCCGCGCGCGATCTCGATCCGGGTCCCACTGGGTGA
- a CDS encoding nuclear transport factor 2 family protein, with product MTPTTADRLALDDLVHRYALLVDQRAFAAVGDLFTSDAELVLPDPPSSLQPTVEVLGREAVVTALGRLAGFAATFHAVVGRIAEVDADRPDRATGRVACEAHHVSTADDGRARDLTWYLHYDDEYALVDGRWLIARRALTIEVITTGPVRKVR from the coding sequence GTGACCCCGACGACCGCCGACCGGCTCGCTCTCGACGACCTCGTCCACCGCTACGCCCTGCTGGTCGATCAGCGCGCGTTCGCGGCGGTCGGTGACCTGTTCACGTCCGACGCGGAGCTGGTCCTGCCCGATCCGCCGTCCTCCCTGCAGCCGACCGTCGAGGTGCTCGGCCGAGAGGCCGTGGTCACCGCTCTCGGCCGGCTCGCCGGCTTCGCGGCGACCTTCCACGCCGTGGTCGGCCGGATCGCGGAGGTCGACGCGGATCGACCCGACCGAGCGACCGGTCGGGTCGCCTGCGAGGCGCACCACGTGAGCACGGCGGATGACGGCCGGGCCCGGGACCTGACCTGGTACCTGCACTACGACGACGAGTACGCGCTGGTCGACGGGCGTTGGCTGATCGCCAGGCGAGCGCTGACGATAGAGGTGATCACGACCGGACCGGTGCGCAAGGTCCGCTGA
- a CDS encoding arylamine N-acetyltransferase codes for MSDPWQTDRLDLAGYLDRLGLTAAPPSRAALDALHRAHVRTFTFDNVDVLLGQHRGVGLDVLSEKFVGRGRGGYCFEHATVFAAALDRLGYDVERHLGRVGDPATGDVQGRTHMTLEVRLDGERLLCDPGFGMSLVRPVVLADGAESDQDGWPYRVVRTGGGWGLQRLREAGWEHAHTTDELPVLPVDVVIGHHYTSTFATSHFRNGLMITRHDEGRHVSVTATALTVRRPGEPTAHRPLAPGELTDWLRALAVPLTPDEERRLLDRVAGL; via the coding sequence GTGAGCGACCCCTGGCAGACCGACCGGCTCGACCTGGCGGGCTACCTCGATCGTCTCGGCCTGACGGCGGCGCCACCGTCGCGGGCCGCGCTCGACGCGCTGCACCGGGCGCACGTGCGGACGTTCACCTTCGACAACGTCGACGTGCTGCTCGGCCAGCACCGCGGCGTCGGGCTCGACGTGCTCAGCGAGAAGTTCGTGGGACGGGGGCGGGGCGGCTACTGCTTCGAGCACGCCACGGTGTTCGCGGCCGCCCTCGACCGCCTGGGGTACGACGTCGAGCGGCACCTCGGCAGGGTCGGGGACCCGGCGACGGGTGACGTGCAGGGCCGCACCCACATGACGCTCGAGGTGCGCCTCGACGGGGAGCGGCTGCTGTGCGACCCCGGCTTCGGGATGAGCCTGGTGCGACCGGTGGTCCTGGCCGACGGCGCGGAGAGCGACCAGGACGGCTGGCCCTACCGGGTGGTGCGCACCGGCGGCGGGTGGGGCCTGCAGCGACTGCGGGAGGCCGGCTGGGAGCACGCGCACACCACGGACGAGCTGCCTGTGCTGCCGGTCGACGTCGTCATCGGGCACCACTACACGAGCACGTTCGCGACCTCGCACTTCCGCAACGGCCTGATGATCACGCGCCACGACGAGGGTCGCCACGTCTCGGTCACCGCCACCGCGCTGACCGTACGACGACCGGGCGAGCCCACCGCGCACCGTCCCTTGGCGCCCGGTGAGCTCACCGACTGGTTGCGCGCGCTCGCCGTACCGCTGACCCCGGACGAGGAGCGGCGACTGCTGGACCGGGTCGCCGGGCTCTGA